aaaattaacttgtacaggttttaactttttttttttaaatgagaaaataacataGCTCTCTAGCAGGTCAAAATCTACATTTTATTCTGCTATTCTTCTGACCTTTTTAAACCGTGAACTCCTGAAtgtaagtcttttaaaaagtttttctgcAATGGCTGTTTATGGTTCCATCTAAATAACTATGTGCACTTAAAACCTAATGCTGATTATTTTCGTCCTATGTTCTGTGTGGCAATGGTACATTGGCCCTTTCTGTGGAAAGATCTGGCTCTTGTGGACTGGATATGCCCCTCAAAAACAAAAGCTGCTCTCCAGaatgatgatttttttcaagCATGTTTCCCtgctcataaaaaaaaaaaaatggaatggagACAAAGGAGTGAAATCGAAGAATGGGCTTACAGTTCTGTTAAAAACTTCGGCTTTTTATAATGATGAACCTGTAGTATTATCAATACCATATATCATAAACATTTatgctgttaatttttttaagaactgtCACTTTTATGGTCTAGGATGAAAGTTTAAATTGTAAAGGATTGAAATTCAAGTATCTTTTTTAATAAGTTGAAGCCCCAAAGGCCATGAAGCTTAAGtagaaacacaaaaccaaaatgaaaaaaaaatcaaaacaataaatgATTCCATCAGCCTGAGATATAGCAACGGAGACACTGAATGAAGATTAGTATATACTGAGAGTCCTTCAAAATGCCCCGAGATTAAATCTCACTGCTGTTACATGTGATTATGGTTCCAGAGAGATGGCCTCATTGTTAATTTGTTTTGCAAAAGGTCCTTGGGTGCCCCTCAAACAGTTACTCTTGGGTTGGAAAATTAGCTCATTAGAGAGCAATGACATCATGATTGTACCTGGCATGGGGTTGAGATGGGGGAGATTATTCCATCGGCCTGACATAGCTTATCTGTCCTTGCCTTGCCAATGGAAACTTTGGGACAAAGTGGAGCTCTTAAAACTTATGATTATCATTATTGTAGTTGTTATATAATAATTGTGTAGGACTTACACTTTAATTAAGAAAGatgaaaatcttttttctttccttaagtcAGCCCAAAGGTGCTATTTTACATATCAACACAGTTGAAAGGGTGTCCTGTTATTTTTTGGGCTGCAGCGTTTCCTCACATCTGAAGAAAGCCCGTTTTGAAATTGGATCTtgcattaaaacaaacaagaaaaaaaattattttaactgtgTGCAATTTTTGAGATTGAGCATTTGTACTTTTTTGGTTTTATCTGATTCTCTTGCATTAACAATTTACTGTTTTGTGAATAATGTGTACTAAGGcaaattaaggaaaagaaaataattatctgTGAAAGACTTTGTATATTAAACAAGTGACTCATACCTTTGTTGTGTTTTCTGTAGTTTTTGATGGACGTACCAGGATTTCTGCTGATTTGTATCTGCAGCATTGAAACAAGCTTGAGTTCTTCAGGTTTCACAGTAGTCTGGGTTTTTAAGCAGGGTGTGAACctacttataattattttaaggcCAACACACACTGACTAACCCGTGACATTGTAGGAAGGAATACACAGATGCATTAACAAGAGAAAACCAACAGAAATAATCTATACAGACTTCCCAACCCTGTTTACAAAAACTTTAACAATGTAATATAGAGAAAGGGTTTTCTCATGAGTAGGGGTTGGGTATACAAAGGAATATAACAGCATTTTTCTACTCAGATATAACAGCGAAGAAAACAGCGAGTGCCGAAGTCCTGGGTGAGAAACGTCAGGCAAGACTCGGCCAGTAAAGGAACCACCAGCCCTTGGTAGGGTCACAGTTCATTACTCGGGAACAGCAAAAGAAAGATGAACTAAGGTGCCCGTTCTCCATGAGTCTTGCACCAAGGAAAGACACAAAAAGCAAAAGGACCAGCTGGCGGGTTAAGAGAAGCCAAGGGCTGCGGCACTGTTGCTGAGACGCATGTGGAATAGCCGTTGCTGATTCCAAGTGCAGCTCAGCAGTTCACAGCCTGCAGCTGCTCCCTAACGAGatggcaagggggtggggggggactcaTCTCCATCAGAAGCCAGGAGGCAACGACAAACTGTGCCACAGGGCCTCCCTGGAAGATAGGGAGGTAGATGTGAAGTGGCCTGTGGTAGGTTCTCCCAAGTGCTCCTGATGGTGTTCTAGGAAGATCACAGGGCATTCTCCTAAAGCTCGGGGCAGCTGGGACCCAACCTGGCCCAAGGGAACTACGAGGATACACCACGGCCATCAGGGCGCCAGGAGGGCTGTCCCACTGCAGGACACAGCGTGGATATTTCAGGAATGGACAGAAGGCCGGGGTGTCTGAGGTACAGTAAGCCAAGGGCTGGTGGAAACAGGCTGAGGCTGAAGAAACAGGAATCAAGTCATTCCTGGTCTCGCTGGTTGTGATATGGAACCTGAATTTCATTCAGATTGCGATGGATGGCATTGCAGGTTCATCACGTGTAGCAAATTACCACtcccgtggggggggggggggtaatggGAGAGGCTACACACGTGTGAGGgcagggggcatgtgggaggtCTCCGGCACCTTTCTCTCGATTTTGAGGTGAACCTACAACTgctctataaaaatgtttttttaaaaagtagttagaaACAAAATTATACCACTTCAAGCACACATACCATTAAAAATGTGATGGAATGATATTGTAACAATATTGAACAAAGGAGTAGCACATTTTAATGGGCAGCTTTCAAATGAGCAAGTCTGGATGGTGGAATCAGTGGAGCAAGAGCAGTGGTTTGGAGGCCAGTTAGGAGGCTACTGGTTGTGGTGCAGCCTCAGGCATGGTGGCTCAGGTAGGGCTGAGAGTGGGGATGGCCTGGCATGGATGACTCTGACTTCCTTTTCAGGAAGCAGAACCAGAAATAGCCACTAATTAAACTAGACTGGGGAAtggcaggggtgggagaaagggaagaatcaAGGATGACTTACAgcccaggtggcaaacacaaggcccacggccgaatctggccctccaccttgttttatccagcccggcaccttgtttctacctggtggcagcgccgagctccttgcccctagagttaaggagtagttgcatttatacagtcctaaaattacattcggccttttgaaggcaatcccaaggctgatgtggcccctggtgaaaatgagtttgacacccctgacttacaGGCATTTTTCTGGCTTGAAAAATCAGGTGAAAATCTTGGGAGAAATCAAGGTTCCAGAGAAGACAACAGGGAGTGGGATCCAGAACACAGGAAGGAGTGCTGGCCTTTGAAAGGAGAAAGCCATGGCATCTATTAAATTGAATGACAGTAAGTTTCTATTTCCTcaattatatatatgaaaattaacaGCTGAACATTGAGGAAGGCAGTATTAAAGTCAAACTAGAAGTATATAGtaaaaaattatctcaaatgTAGAAAGTGAGCTTCTTAGTGAAACCCAGTAAAATTGCTAAGCAATATTGAAAAACCACTTGAGATTTATAAACATGAATCGGAAAATGGTCTGATATTCTCCAGTAAGGCTGAGCTGCTGAGGAACAGGTGTGAAGGAGCCATAATTGAGCCTTAGTTTGGGTTTTAAAGAGGAATACTGTGCAATCAGGGGCAGAGGACGTGAGGGTGTATTAAGGAAGCAGCTAGAACTCTGAGCGAGAAAGAATCTGAAGACAGGAAATAGGTGATGTGTAATGAGACAATGAGGTTAACGTGCAGAACTTcagccagggagagggaggggagaaagtgaatggaaaaggaaatactCATAGTCAAGTTCATAGAAATTTCAGGTGCTGACAAGGATCTGGGTGGCTGTGAGTACTGAGAAGGCTctgatgggaaaaagaaaatgaccgAGAAACTTCAAGATCATGGTGTTAGATTTGTTATCCACAATGCTAATGGAATCACTAAAATTACTgaaataggaaagaagaaaactgagCCAAAAGCTAAAGTCTTCAAGCCATGAGCAGAAGGTTCTTCTGGGAGGTAAGACAATGAGGAAAGGGAGACAACAGAACTTCAAAGAACTAAGGGAGAAATTACTTGGAAGTGGCAGTAGAGCGAAGAGGGTATCTATCCAACCTCCTGCCCCTGAAGCACAAGGGATTTGAGTACGAAAAAGCTTCTGTCTGGGGCTAAAGAGTCCTAAAAAGACACCTATGTTGTCTTTCTACAGGCAAGGAAATGACTAGGACGTTAGGAAAAGAGGCCATGGATGTCAGAGTTAGTTGCTCTGAGCTTAGAAGCGTATCATTGGCCTACGGCCGTGGGAGTTCAGCTCTCTGATTTAGACTAGAGGCTGGTGAACTACTGCaagcaggccaaatccagcctgcagCCTATGCGTGAATGGCATTGAACTAAGAATGgtctttacattatttttcaagggtggtaaaacacacacacaaacaagatTATGCAACAGAGAGTGCATTTGCCCTGAaacacctaaaatatttactgcctggctcttaaaaacaacaaaaaacagtttGCCAAGCCCTTGCTTATACAGAGGTGCCAACAAGGTGAGTTACTCTGACTCTTCCTCTGACTTGGCCGTGGACTGCAGAAGCTAGACGACTGCCCTAAAGGAGCATAGGTCAGGGAGCAAAGTCAGGACTGCAGGGAGAACAAGTTCTAGTCACTGACTAAGGgctgcctggggcctgcagggaggggcacGACCGATGTGGTCCTCGCTGGtgaagtcattcattcaacaagtgctTTTCTGTCCTGGTTCCAAGCGCTGTGacttgttatatattttttacttttatagcaCAGGAAAAACTGAGAACAAATGTTTGAGGGGAAGGGTGATATGCTATCTTCACAAGTTATTCGTCTAACAGTATGGCTTTTTAAATAGACcagataaaacatttattattctctttattgtattttttgactCAGTTTTTATAGCCGTGTGAGATTAAATACGAACACACAAAAAGGAAATTTTCCAGAGACTAAAGAGACTGAGTCCTTCCTATGTAACCATAAAGCCACACTGTCACAAGCAGGCAGAAGCCAGCATCAGCTACATCACTGTGAATGAAGCAATTAGAACCTTAAGAGGTGAAATTAtggaaataagttttatttttaactttcaaaagtaaaaaagcCTTAAcacttttaataaattattaacaaaACTTAGATGATATCCAGTTAACCTCATACAGCATTTTTTATGATTTTCGTGAAAATACTCAGACACTTGCATTACATCCTTTAGAAACAGACTAAAGGATGTCCGCACACAAGTTCTATGAAGAACAACATTCCGCTACAGCCATGATATTCATGCCTTCTGGAATACTGAGTCATTGCAGCTGTCATTTAACCTatctctaagaagaaaaaaaaggcacattGAAAAAATTGATTCTTTACTCTTTAGGTCTGTTTCcacaaataaaatctaatattttTCACAGTGAGAAAGCAGAAAATACACAAAGAGCTACCCCTTTCACAAAAAGCCCATGAGGTGTGGGagatcaacaaaacaagtaacagtccctgcattttatttttaccacttaaCCGACTCAAATATAATATAGAATAATGTACAATCTCTCCATATATGATTTCCACATCAAACTTTCCCTactgtataaagaaaaaaaacaggtctAGTGTTTAAGAGGAAGATTAGGGAAATGTCAGACTGAAAGGCAATTCTGCTGTCAGCACTGCTCATGGAGGGCCCACAGGCCCTTTCAGAAACAGGTTGCTGTCCACACCCGAAATGTGAGACTGCGTGATCCTAGGCAGACGTGGGGAAAGGATTAAATCactttttctccttatttataGTGCTCTTTCCAGCCCAATATTTAGATAAAATAGATCTTAAATATCACTATTTTATTTCACTATAttttagcaatttattttttaatgttttttagatttactttaattttcccattttcagagaatcttatttttaaatcttttaaaaataatttttttaatttatttttagagagaggggaaaggagggagaaagggagagaaacatccatgtgtggttgcctctcgcacacactcctactggggacctggcctgcaacccaggcatgtgccctaactgggaatcgaaccggtaaccctttggttctcaggctggcactcaattcactgagccacaccagccagggctattttagcgatttaatgtaaattttttaaaaagttcatttttagataaaaatcataacattgtttttaaactgCAAGTGGGATTCTCATCATGTAAGAGAAGCTGAGGAGCAAATCCTTGCGTCTAGACAATTATTTGCCATAATCAATTCAAGTGTAACTTGAGGCTctcagattatttattttcaactCAAGTGAAGAACAATTAGGCCACCGTAGTCATTTCTTCATCTGAGTCACTTGGTTCATCATTTAGTTCCAATTCCCCTAAATCGTCGTCCACAGCTGCACTAGTTTCCTTCTTGCGCTTCTTGGGAACTGCATCATCAgcacacatttttctcattttaatgttcGGCAATTTCTTCAGATCAAAATCCCATTCCCTACAAAAAGGAAAGAGTATATGGGGTTGGCAGGGTGTGAAGTGGGGAAACAGggaaaagtcaatattcaaaactTTGAAAAGTagcagaaaatttttaaaaaatgtatagcagATTCAAATATACTAcaaagaaacaatataaatgcATTAGAGAGGATCCCCACATCGAAACTCCCAAAGCAACACAGGAACCTGTCACACAGAAGTTACAAGGAGGCTCTGCTCCACTCTTTCACCCTCCCTGACCCGAGCGCTTGTCGGGCAGACTCTATGGTGTGGAGAATCCCACCAGCGAGAACTACACCATTCCCGGCAAATCTCCAAAATGCATAGTCAGAAAAGTTTTCCTTTTAGACACAGTAGTCAATCACAGGTAAGTTTCAGTAATTAAGCAACTCGCATGGTTATAGTAGAAAACTTAGTTTTTCAACCTCAGAGTTTACTGTGACTATCCTATGATAATTTGCTTTCAGAGCAAGGTGAAGACTGCTTTGAGAACCAAACTCCAGCAATACTAATCAACACTCTATGCtgaattcttttctctctcctggttTTTTTTGGGAGAGGTAatagttattttagaaaaaaagaccACACATAAATGTAGTTAATTAATTACTGTTTCaggcaaaaaaaataattaaggtatAAAAAGAATCTTAAGCTCCATGTACccaaattataaatacatatacatgagCAAAAAAGTAAACTACTTCTTAAATATGATCAGTGAATTTTATTAGAATCAATATTTTACAAGCATTAAATACTAAGTATTTTTCTATGAATtcataagtataaaaatataaaatgagcatAAAGGTGTCAAAGAATGAGACTTAATTTATCTAATTTCAATTAACAACACTTCAGATGCATCAACGTGGTCTAgtcaagataaaaatatttaatgaaaatcattttttaaaaaacaaaaaagccaccctggctggtgaaCTAGTGGACTGAGTCCCAGCGTATGAACAGAGAGatcggggcacacgcctgggatgtgggccaggtccccagtagggggcagggcAACTGATCGATcggtgtatctctcacacattgatgtttccctctgtctctttctccctcccttctactctctctaaaagtaaataaataaaatcttaggaaaaaaataacaaaacaaaaaagccatgTTTGAAAAAAACTGAAATCCTACTCAGTGGTCTCTCTGGTCAAAAGAGTGctattagccctggccagtgaagatcagttggttggagcatcaccctgcaGACCAACAGGTTGTGGACTGATTCCTGATaaaggcacacacctaggttgaaGGTTTGGTCCCCTGGTGGGGCGCTTacgaggcaaccaattgatgtttctctccttctcgctcccttctttccccccctctctaaaactgaTAATCATGACCTcctgtgaggatttaaaaaaataaaatagaaaagagtaCTATTAGAGAGACCACTAGACCACCTGGTTCTGGGTGATAGCCCTTCTCCCGGTATCACTTTCCATTAACCAACTTCTCCAAAGGAGAGGGCTGCAAAATAGTCTGGGATTAACTCTGAGCCATCAACCTGGTtgctgttatttcttctttttaacacatAAGCCTTGGGGGAGGAATAGTGAGATCAGGTTCTTTTTAACTACTATAGTAAAGTAgttaaagtaaagtaaaatagtaaagtaaaatattttaaaatattttgaaaaggaaataaaagcctcATGTCACTATCATTTCAGTGTATATCTGGTGTTTCATATAAACACAACTTAGGAAAATTCTTCTTGGATTAAagagaaaaggtaaaagaaaaacaaacctgaTTTTCTGTCAACTCTGATGTCTAGActcaaaagagaagaaattttatGTCTCATGTATTTTACACGCTGCTTCAAGGAACAATAAAAGTAACAGACTCACCTAAAAGTTTTCAGATTACCTGCATTTACAATATCTGGAAtctctgggaaagaaaataatttatatccaTTAGGCAGTGTTTTCTAAATTACAACATTTTACAGTTTCCTCCTTTATTATCTCAGGTGCAACAAGTAATAATTGATGGCAAGAACATCTAAAGTAAAACAACGTCAAAGCATTGTTATAATGCTATATTAAAGTAAGTCTTGCAAGTATAAAGAGCTTAGTTTAGGAAGGTGATTTAAGCAGAATGCTATTAAAAGTTCTAGCACAGAatctgtaaaagaaaacaaacctacAGTAGTCCCCTTATCTGCAATTTTGCTTTCTGAGGTTTAAGTCATCTGAGATTAACTGCAGTTCAAAATTATGAAATGGAGAGTTAAAGAAATGATTCGTAAGTTTTAATTTGCAAACCATTCCGAGTAGCGTGATGCAATCTCGCAGtgtcccactccatcctgcctggaACATGACCCATCCCTGTGCTCAGTGTATCGACCGACCTGCTGCTGGCCACTTGGTAGCGGTCTCAGTTGTCTGAACTACTGTTGTGGTATCGCAGGGCTGTGTTCTAGTGAGCCTTACTTTACTGAATAATGTCCCCAACACACAAGTCGTGATGCTGGCACTTCCGATAGCCAAACAGAAGCCATAAAGGGCTTCCTTTACATGAAAAGGGGAGCACAGTACATCTAGCCGATAATGTGGCCAGACCATCTGATTTTTTAAGACAAGCCAGAAATCTACATTTTTCATATGAAATcaccagattttaaaatattgacaattAATAAGCCAATCAAATACCATTTGTAGGCCGTATGTAGGCTTGGGGTGGTCACCTGTTTGCAGGCTTTGCAAGCCTTGAGTACCTTCTCCTTTGACGTGCTTTCTCTCAGTTGGCGCTGGTAAACCAGTAACATACTGGCCTTACAGAATGGTAAGGAGTGTCATAATGCCAAGCATGAATGTTTGATTTGTATAGTTTGTCAAGAGTGACTGCAACAGGATAGCTTGGTTCTGTAAGAATGACGAAGACGAGAAGGGCACAGCACCTTCCAAAGAAACTTAGATGTGGTTGGAGATGGCACGTAGTAACTCTGGAACAAAACACACAGGCATGCCCCAGAGGCGAGAGGAAAACATTACTCTCGCAGGAGAAAGACATGGTATCACTATCACAACTGACAGTTTGGGGGAATGTAGGGGGAAcaagaatgaataaaaactgaTTCCGTACAttcacaaaagaaaggaaatcaaagGAAGGCAATCAAACTAAACTGAATGAAATAATAAGCCTTTGAAACGAACCACAAGTCTGACACGGCTGTGcacttcagaaagaaaagcaaagctcaGGGAACACACCGAGGCCGTATCCCTCGTACTGCTGTCGCTCCCGCTCCATCGTCTGTCTGATGACTGTCTCCCGGGAGCAGTGCCGCCTTCCCTGCCTGTCTTTGATGCTGTTTTGTAACTCAATCTGCTCCAGCTCACTGCTGAATCGATTTAAGtacctgaaaaataagaaaggatcTGAGTGACCAACTCTGTGTATTTGGCTtatgttatttcacttaaaacCTAACCCCCAGCCTTCACCAGtcctttaaatgtttatattcctCTGAGTTCCAGTCCTCAGACCTCACAACTTCCCTGGATAACTTGACCATTCTCAAAATTTTAGCAACCCAATCACTGCCTGCTATTGAAGTACCTGTTAAATTGCAG
This window of the Desmodus rotundus isolate HL8 chromosome 9, HLdesRot8A.1, whole genome shotgun sequence genome carries:
- the TMA16 gene encoding translation machinery-associated protein 16 isoform X2 encodes the protein MSFGLGGSTQSSGRLKNEKALRLNLIGEKLQWFQNHLDPKKGGYSKKDACELIERYLNRFSSELEQIELQNSIKDRQGRRHCSRETVIRQTMERERQQYEGYGLEIPDIVNAGNLKTFREWDFDLKKLPNIKMRKMCADDAVPKKRKKETSAAVDDDLGELELNDEPSDSDEEMTTVA
- the TMA16 gene encoding translation machinery-associated protein 16 isoform X1, which codes for MPKALKGKSVGREKKVVHPYSRKAAQITREAHKQEKKEKLKNEKALRLNLIGEKLQWFQNHLDPKKGGYSKKDACELIERYLNRFSSELEQIELQNSIKDRQGRRHCSRETVIRQTMERERQQYEGYGLEIPDIVNAGNLKTFREWDFDLKKLPNIKMRKMCADDAVPKKRKKETSAAVDDDLGELELNDEPSDSDEEMTTVA